The segment GGGCTAATACAAAATCACCGTGCATTACGCGTTGCATTTGGTGATTAGGAATAAAGAGATCCTCTTTTTTGCCTTCGACTTGTAAAAAGCCATAGCCTTCGCGATGGCCGATGACCATGCCTTTGAATAAATCCAATTTTTCAGGCAAGGCATAGCGTTTACGTTTAGTAAAAACTAACTGTCCATCATTTTCCATGGCGCGTAAGCGGCGGCGCATGGCTTCTTGTTGTTCGTCACTTTTAATTGAAAGTGCGGTCAGAATTTCTTCCCGACTCATCGGGGCATTATTTTCACGAATAATTTGCAGAATGTAGTCTCTGCTTGGGATTGGATTACCATATTTGGCTAATTCTTTTTGATAATTCGGATCCGCTTTTTTTAAAGATTTTTTGGTCATTTATCGTTTATTTTATGATTAATTTTTAAGTTGTGGGGTAGTTTACAGGTTAAAGGGGGGAATGCAAGCTTGTTATCGGGCGTTTGTGGCAGGACGGTTTAAGACAAACAAAAACCGCACCAAAGTGCGGTTTTATTTTTAAGCTGTTTTAATGCTTTAATTACGCTAATTTTTTGATTTGAGCAGCTAATTTAGCTTTGTGGTTTGCTGCTTTGTTAGCGTGGATTAAGCCTTTAGAAGCCATACGGTCAACAACTTTTTGCATTTCAACGAATGCTGCTTCAGCTGCTGCTTTTTCACCTGCTGCTACTTGAGCATATACTTTTTTGATGTAAGTACGCATCATAGAGCGTTGGCTTGCGTTGTGTTGGCGGCGTTTTTCAGATTGAACCGCGCGTTTTTTTGCTGACTTGATATTAGCCAAGGTCAAACTCCTAAAATTTCTGTTAGATGATTATGACAAAATAAGGGCGTAGAATATGCCGATTTTTTATACTTTTGTCAATGAATAATTTGTGTTGATTTCGGTGAGACACAACCGAAAGTAAGCATCGTTATTTAAAAAAAGCGCTTTCTATTGGCTCACACAAACGATGTGGGCAGGATTTTATCAGTTTTTTTCGTTGGAATATAGCGTAAAAACAAAAATTCTATACAATTAAGGCAAATTTTTTTGAAGAGACCCCTATTTTGAGTAAACGACTTTTAAAATCCGGCATTATCGTGAGTGGGATGACATTAGTGTCCCGTGTGTTAGGTTTAGTCCGCGATGTGGTGATTGCCCATTTAATCGGTGCAGGCGCGGCGGCAGACGTATTTTTATTCGCTAACCGGATCCCAAACTTTTTGCGTCGTTTATTTGCGGAAGGCGCATTTTCTCAAGCCTTTGTACCCGTATTAGCTGAATATCAAAAATCGGGCGATCTTTCTAAAACGCGAGAATTTATCGGGAAAGTGTCGGGTACACTGGGTGGATTAGTCAGTATTGTCACTTTACTTGCTATGGTGGGATCACCTGTTGTGGCGGCGATCTTTGGGATCGGATGGTTTACCGATTGGCTAAATGATGGACCTGATGCACACAAATTTGAACAAGCGTCTTTACTCTTAAAAATTACGTTTCCTTATTTATGGTTTGTCACCTTTGTGGCACTTTCCGGCGCGATTTTAAATACAATAGGTAAATTTGGCGTGATGTCGTTTTCGCCTGTTTTACTTAATATCGCGATGATTGCGACCGCACTTTTTTTCGCGCCAAGATTAGACAATCCTGATCTTGCTCTTGCCATCGGGATCTTCTTAGGTGGTTTGCTACAATTTTTATTCCAAATCCCTTTCTTGAAGAAAGCAGGCTTGCTCGTAAAACCAAAATGGGCGTGGCATGATGAAGGGGTAGCTAAAATTCGTCGATTGATGATTCCTGCCTTGTTCGGGGTTTCCGTAAGTCAAATTAATTTGCTGCTTGATACGGTCATTGCCAGTTTCTTAATGACGGGATCTATTAGCTGGCTTTATTATTCTGATCGTCTATTAGAGTTCCCTCTTGGTCTATTTGGTATCGCCATTTCCACCGTGATTTTACCGACACTTGCTCGCCATCATGTGAATCGAGAAGACAATTCTTCCCAAAGTGCGGTTGATTTTCGTAACACTATGGACTGGGGCGTGCGAATGATTTTATTACTCGGTGTGCCTGCCGCGATTGGTATTGCCGTGTTAGCCCAACCAATGTTATTGGTATTATTTATGCGTGGTAGTTTTACCTTAACAGATGTGCATTCAGCCTCTTATTCCTTATGGGCATTCAATGCGGGTTTACTTAGCTTTATGCTGATTAAGATCCTGGCTAATGGCTATTACGCACGCCAAGACACCAAAACGCCCGTGAAAATCGGGATTATCGCTATGGTGAGCAATATGGGCTTTAACGTATTGGCGATTCCATTTAGTTATGTGGGTTTAGCAATGGCTTCTGCCATGTCAGCAACCTTAAATGCTTATTTGCTTTATCGTGGTTTAGCGAAAGCGGATGTGTATCATTTTTCACGCAAAAGTGCGGTCTTTTTTCTGAAAGTTTTAGGCGCAGCCTTAGCCATGGGAGGCTTGCTTTGGTATAACTGCCCATCAATTGAAGAATGGGCCTCCATGACATTTTTAATGCGTATCTA is part of the Haemophilus parainfluenzae ATCC 33392 genome and harbors:
- the rpsT gene encoding 30S ribosomal protein S20 — encoded protein: MANIKSAKKRAVQSEKRRQHNASQRSMMRTYIKKVYAQVAAGEKAAAEAAFVEMQKVVDRMASKGLIHANKAANHKAKLAAQIKKLA
- the murJ gene encoding murein biosynthesis integral membrane protein MurJ, which codes for MSKRLLKSGIIVSGMTLVSRVLGLVRDVVIAHLIGAGAAADVFLFANRIPNFLRRLFAEGAFSQAFVPVLAEYQKSGDLSKTREFIGKVSGTLGGLVSIVTLLAMVGSPVVAAIFGIGWFTDWLNDGPDAHKFEQASLLLKITFPYLWFVTFVALSGAILNTIGKFGVMSFSPVLLNIAMIATALFFAPRLDNPDLALAIGIFLGGLLQFLFQIPFLKKAGLLVKPKWAWHDEGVAKIRRLMIPALFGVSVSQINLLLDTVIASFLMTGSISWLYYSDRLLEFPLGLFGIAISTVILPTLARHHVNREDNSSQSAVDFRNTMDWGVRMILLLGVPAAIGIAVLAQPMLLVLFMRGSFTLTDVHSASYSLWAFNAGLLSFMLIKILANGYYARQDTKTPVKIGIIAMVSNMGFNVLAIPFSYVGLAMASAMSATLNAYLLYRGLAKADVYHFSRKSAVFFLKVLGAALAMGGLLWYNCPSIEEWASMTFLMRIYWLVWLIGLAAVVYLGVLVLLGVRKHHLLTKH